Proteins encoded together in one Streptomyces sp. B1I3 window:
- a CDS encoding metalloregulator ArsR/SmtB family transcription factor — MKYVGEAPQEELATGERSTRNKVARSILDHGPSTAADLAQRVGLTQAAVRRHLDALVSDGVVEAREQRVYGARTRGRPAKVFALTDCGRDAFDQSYDKLAADALRWIAETAGDEAVVAFARARMAAQVETYRAAVEAADPESRTEALAKALSADGYAATARSAPGPQQGEQLCQHHCPVAHVAEQFPQLCEAETEFFSSLLGTHVQRLATLAHGDGVCTTFVPRSSPTAPQASQTTHSVSASTAGRNPA; from the coding sequence GTGAAATACGTTGGCGAGGCTCCCCAGGAGGAACTCGCGACCGGTGAGCGCTCCACGCGCAACAAGGTCGCGCGCTCCATCCTGGACCACGGCCCGTCCACGGCCGCCGACCTCGCCCAGCGTGTCGGTCTGACCCAGGCCGCCGTACGCCGTCATCTCGACGCCCTCGTCTCCGACGGCGTCGTCGAGGCCCGTGAGCAGCGGGTGTACGGCGCGCGGACCCGCGGCCGGCCGGCCAAGGTGTTCGCTCTGACCGACTGCGGCCGGGACGCGTTCGACCAGTCCTACGACAAGCTCGCCGCCGACGCACTGCGCTGGATCGCCGAGACGGCGGGGGACGAGGCGGTCGTCGCCTTCGCCCGCGCCCGGATGGCCGCCCAGGTGGAGACCTACCGTGCGGCGGTCGAGGCCGCGGACCCCGAGTCGCGCACCGAGGCGCTCGCCAAGGCCCTGTCGGCCGACGGGTACGCTGCGACGGCGCGCAGCGCGCCGGGCCCGCAGCAGGGTGAGCAGCTGTGCCAGCACCACTGCCCGGTCGCCCACGTCGCCGAGCAGTTCCCGCAGCTGTGCGAGGCGGAGACGGAATTCTTCTCCAGCCTGCTCGGGACCCACGTACAGCGTCTTGCCACCCTCGCCCACGGCGACGGTGTGTGCACGACGTTCGTTCCGCGCAGCAGCCCCACGGCACCACAGGCTTCACAGACCACCCATTCAGTATCTGCAAGTACGGCCGGGAGGAACCCCGCATGA
- the sufB gene encoding Fe-S cluster assembly protein SufB, whose protein sequence is MTLPTETAHPELEGLGTYEFGWADSDAAGAAAKRGLSEAVVRDISEKKNEPEWMLKLRLKGLKLFGKKPMPNWGSDLSGIDFDNIKYFVRSTEKQAESWEDLPEDIKNTYDKLGIPEAEKQRLVAGVAAQYESEVVYHQINEELEAQGVIFMDTDTALKEHPELFREYFGTIIPVGDNKFASLNSAVWSGGSFIYVPKGVHVEIPLQAYFRINTENMGQFERTLIIVDEDAYVHYVEGCTAPIYSSDSLHSAVVEIIVKKGGRCRYTTIQNWSNNVYNLVTKRAVAYEGATMEWVDGNIGSKVTMKYPAVYLMGEHAKGETLSIAFAGEGQHQDAGAKMVHMAPNTSSNIVSKSVARGGGRTSYRGLIEIGEGAPGAKSNVLCDALLVDTISRSDTYPYVDVREDDVSMGHEATVSKVSEDQLFYLMSRGLTEFEAMAMIVRGFVEPIAKELPMEYALELNRLIELQMEGSVG, encoded by the coding sequence ATGACGCTCCCCACGGAGACTGCCCACCCTGAGCTCGAGGGTCTGGGCACCTACGAATTCGGCTGGGCCGACTCCGACGCGGCAGGAGCGGCGGCGAAGCGCGGCCTGTCCGAAGCTGTCGTCCGCGACATCTCGGAGAAGAAGAACGAGCCGGAGTGGATGCTCAAGCTCCGGCTCAAGGGCCTGAAGCTGTTCGGCAAGAAGCCCATGCCGAACTGGGGCTCCGACCTGTCGGGCATCGACTTCGACAACATCAAGTACTTCGTCCGGTCCACGGAGAAGCAGGCCGAGTCCTGGGAGGACCTGCCCGAGGACATCAAGAACACGTACGACAAGCTCGGCATCCCGGAGGCGGAGAAGCAGCGCCTGGTCGCCGGTGTCGCCGCGCAGTACGAGTCCGAGGTGGTCTACCACCAGATCAACGAGGAGCTCGAGGCGCAGGGTGTCATCTTCATGGACACCGACACGGCGCTGAAGGAGCACCCGGAGCTCTTCAGGGAGTACTTCGGCACCATCATCCCCGTCGGTGACAACAAGTTCGCCTCGCTGAACTCCGCCGTGTGGTCCGGCGGCTCCTTCATCTACGTGCCGAAGGGCGTGCACGTCGAGATCCCGCTCCAGGCCTACTTCCGTATCAACACGGAGAACATGGGCCAGTTCGAGCGGACGCTGATCATCGTCGACGAGGACGCCTACGTCCACTACGTCGAGGGCTGCACCGCGCCGATCTACTCCTCGGACTCCCTGCACTCCGCGGTCGTCGAGATCATCGTGAAGAAGGGCGGCCGCTGCCGCTACACGACCATCCAGAACTGGTCGAACAACGTCTACAACCTCGTCACCAAGCGCGCCGTGGCGTACGAGGGCGCGACCATGGAGTGGGTCGACGGCAACATCGGCTCCAAGGTCACCATGAAGTACCCGGCCGTCTACCTGATGGGCGAGCACGCCAAGGGCGAGACCCTCTCCATCGCCTTCGCGGGCGAGGGCCAGCACCAGGACGCCGGCGCCAAGATGGTCCACATGGCGCCGAACACCTCCTCCAACATCGTCTCCAAGTCGGTGGCGCGAGGCGGTGGCCGCACCTCCTACCGGGGTCTGATCGAGATCGGCGAGGGCGCACCGGGCGCGAAGTCCAACGTGCTCTGCGACGCGCTCCTGGTCGACACCATCTCCCGCTCGGACACGTACCCGTACGTCGACGTCCGCGAGGACGACGTGTCGATGGGCCACGAGGCGACCGTCTCCAAGGTCTCCGAGGACCAGCTCTTCTACCTCATGAGCCGCGGACTCACCGAGTTCGAGGCCATGGCGATGATCGTGCGCGGCTTCGTCGAGCCGATCGCCAAGGAGCTGCCCATGGAGTACGCCCTGGAGCTCAACCGGCTGATCGAGCTGCAGATGGAGGGTTCGGTCGGCTAG
- the sufD gene encoding Fe-S cluster assembly protein SufD: MAEAQNIPAGSTTAGSIAVAAESTVATRMSAPPSFDVADFPVPHGREEEWRFTPLERLRGLHDGTAVATGDGVKVVVEAPAGVTVETVGRDDARLGRAGAPVDRVAAQAYSSFQQASVVTVAKEAVLTEPVRIAVHGQGGVAYGHQVIELGAFAEAVVVIDHTGDAVLAANVDYILGDGAKLTVVSVQDWDEDAVHVGQHNALVGRDASFKSIVVTFGGDVVRLHPRIAYAGPGGEAELFGLYFTDTGQHQEHRLLVDHNTPHCKSNVAYKGALQGEGAHAVWIGDVLIRAAAEGTDTYEMNRNLVLTDGARVDSVPNLEIETGEIVGAGHASATGRFDDEQLFYLQSRGIPAEEARRLVVRGFFAELVQQIGLPDVEARLLDKIETELKASV; encoded by the coding sequence ATGGCTGAGGCTCAGAACATCCCGGCCGGTTCGACGACCGCCGGTTCCATCGCGGTGGCCGCCGAGTCGACCGTCGCCACGCGCATGAGCGCCCCCCCGTCCTTCGACGTCGCGGACTTCCCGGTCCCGCACGGCCGCGAGGAGGAGTGGCGGTTCACGCCGCTGGAGCGACTGCGCGGTCTGCACGACGGCACCGCCGTGGCCACCGGTGACGGTGTCAAGGTCGTCGTCGAGGCGCCCGCGGGTGTCACGGTCGAGACCGTGGGCCGCGACGACGCGCGCCTCGGCAGGGCCGGCGCCCCGGTGGACCGGGTCGCCGCCCAGGCGTACTCCTCCTTCCAGCAGGCCTCGGTCGTCACGGTCGCCAAGGAGGCCGTGCTCACCGAGCCGGTCCGGATCGCCGTGCACGGCCAGGGCGGCGTCGCCTACGGCCACCAGGTCATCGAGCTGGGCGCCTTCGCCGAGGCCGTCGTGGTCATCGACCACACCGGCGACGCGGTGCTCGCCGCGAACGTCGACTACATCCTGGGTGACGGTGCGAAGCTGACCGTCGTCTCCGTCCAGGACTGGGACGAGGACGCCGTCCACGTCGGTCAGCACAACGCGCTGGTCGGCCGGGACGCCTCCTTCAAGTCCATCGTCGTCACCTTCGGCGGTGACGTGGTCCGTCTCCACCCGCGGATCGCCTACGCGGGTCCCGGCGGTGAGGCCGAGCTCTTCGGCCTGTACTTCACCGACACGGGCCAGCACCAGGAGCACCGCCTCCTGGTCGACCACAACACCCCGCACTGCAAGTCCAACGTGGCCTACAAGGGCGCGCTGCAGGGCGAAGGCGCGCACGCCGTCTGGATCGGCGACGTCCTCATCCGGGCCGCGGCCGAGGGCACCGACACCTACGAGATGAACCGCAACCTGGTTCTGACCGACGGCGCCCGGGTCGACTCCGTGCCCAACCTGGAGATCGAGACCGGCGAGATCGTCGGAGCCGGCCACGCCTCGGCGACCGGCCGCTTCGACGACGAGCAGCTGTTCTACCTGCAGTCCCGCGGCATCCCGGCCGAGGAGGCCCGCCGGCTCGTCGTGCGCGGCTTCTTCGCCGAGCTGGTCCAGCAGATCGGTCTGCCCGATGTCGAAGCCCGGCTCCTCGACAAGATCGAGACCGAGCTGAAGGCATCCGTCTGA
- a CDS encoding bifunctional 3-phenylpropionate/cinnamic acid dioxygenase ferredoxin subunit, with the protein MAFVRVCALSELEDGTPKRVELDGTPVSVVRTEGEVFAINDICSHANVSLSEGEVEDCSIECWLHGSSFDLRTGKPSGLPATRPVPVYPVKIEGDDVLVSVTQES; encoded by the coding sequence ATGGCCTTCGTCCGAGTCTGTGCGCTGAGCGAGCTGGAGGACGGCACCCCGAAACGGGTGGAGCTCGACGGCACGCCGGTCTCCGTCGTCCGCACCGAGGGCGAGGTGTTCGCGATCAACGACATCTGCTCGCACGCGAACGTCTCGCTGTCGGAGGGCGAGGTGGAGGACTGCTCGATCGAGTGCTGGCTGCACGGCTCGAGCTTCGACCTCCGCACCGGCAAGCCGTCCGGCCTGCCCGCGACGCGCCCCGTCCCCGTATACCCCGTAAAGATCGAAGGGGACGATGTGCTCGTCTCCGTCACCCAGGAGTCCTGA
- the sufC gene encoding Fe-S cluster assembly ATPase SufC, with amino-acid sequence MATLEIHDLHVSVEADHATKEILKGVDLTVKQGETHAIMGPNGSGKSTLAYSLAGHPKYTITSGTVTLDGEDVLEMSVDERARAGLFLAMQYPVEIPGVSVSNFLRTSATAVRGEAPKLRTWVKEVKETMSGLQMDPSFAERNVNEGFSGGEKKRHEILQLELLKPKIAILDETDSGLDVDALRVVSEGVNRVREGGEVGTLLITHYTRILRYIKPDFVHVFANGRIAESGGAELADKLENEGYEAYVKGGASA; translated from the coding sequence ATGGCAACGCTTGAAATCCACGACCTGCACGTCTCCGTCGAGGCCGACCACGCCACGAAGGAGATCCTCAAGGGCGTCGACCTGACCGTGAAGCAGGGCGAGACCCACGCCATCATGGGCCCGAACGGGTCCGGCAAGTCCACCCTCGCCTATTCGCTGGCGGGTCACCCCAAGTACACGATCACGAGTGGCACGGTGACTCTGGACGGCGAGGACGTCCTGGAGATGTCCGTCGACGAGCGGGCCCGCGCCGGCCTGTTCCTCGCCATGCAGTACCCGGTCGAGATCCCCGGTGTCTCGGTCTCCAACTTCCTGCGCACGTCCGCCACCGCCGTCCGCGGCGAGGCCCCCAAGCTGCGGACGTGGGTGAAGGAGGTCAAGGAGACGATGTCCGGGCTCCAGATGGACCCGTCCTTCGCCGAGCGCAACGTCAACGAGGGTTTCTCCGGCGGTGAGAAGAAGCGCCACGAGATCCTCCAGCTGGAGCTCCTCAAGCCGAAGATCGCGATCCTCGACGAGACCGATTCCGGCCTGGACGTCGACGCCCTGCGCGTCGTCTCCGAGGGCGTCAACCGGGTCCGTGAGGGCGGCGAGGTCGGCACCCTGCTGATCACGCACTACACGCGGATCCTCCGCTACATCAAGCCCGACTTCGTGCACGTCTTCGCCAACGGCCGCATCGCCGAGTCCGGTGGCGCCGAGCTCGCCGACAAGCTGGAGAACGAGGGCTACGAGGCTTACGTGAAGGGTGGCGCTTCCGCGTGA
- a CDS encoding cysteine desulfurase produces the protein MTDARQGLSGLLDTEAIRKDFPILDRTVHDGKKIVYLDSAATSQKPRQVLDALNEYYERHNANVHRGVYTIAEEATALYEGARDKVAAFINAPSRNEVIFTKNASESLNLVANMLGWADEPYRVDSDTEIVTTEMEHHSNIVPWQLLSQRTGAKLKWFGITDDGRLDLSNIDEIITEKTKIVSFTLVSNIMGTHNPVEKIIRRAQQVGALVCIDASQAAPHMVLDVQALQADFVAFTGHKMVGPTGIGVLWGRQELLEDLPPFLGGGEMIETVSMHSSTYAPAPHKFEAGTPPIAQAVGLGAAVDYLSAIGMENIYRHEQAITEYAVRRLLEVPDLRIIGPATAEDRGATISFTLGDIHPHDVGQVLDEQGIAVRVGHHCARPVCLRYGIPATTRASFYLYSTPGEVDALVDGLEHVRNFFG, from the coding sequence GTGACTGACGCCCGACAGGGGCTCTCCGGCCTCCTCGACACCGAGGCGATCCGCAAGGACTTCCCGATCCTGGACCGCACGGTCCACGACGGCAAGAAGATCGTTTACCTGGACAGCGCGGCGACCTCGCAGAAGCCGCGCCAGGTCCTCGACGCGCTCAACGAGTACTACGAGCGGCACAACGCCAACGTCCACCGCGGTGTGTACACGATCGCGGAGGAGGCCACCGCGCTGTACGAAGGCGCGCGCGACAAGGTCGCCGCCTTCATCAACGCACCCAGCCGCAACGAGGTGATCTTCACCAAGAACGCCTCGGAGTCGCTCAACCTCGTGGCGAACATGCTCGGCTGGGCCGACGAGCCCTACCGGGTCGACAGTGACACCGAGATCGTCACCACCGAGATGGAGCACCACTCCAACATCGTGCCGTGGCAGCTGCTCTCGCAGCGCACGGGCGCGAAGCTGAAGTGGTTCGGCATCACGGACGACGGCCGCCTCGACCTGTCGAACATCGACGAGATCATCACGGAGAAGACGAAGATCGTCTCCTTCACGCTGGTCTCCAACATCATGGGCACGCACAACCCGGTCGAGAAGATCATCCGGCGCGCCCAGCAGGTCGGCGCGCTGGTCTGCATCGACGCCTCGCAGGCCGCCCCGCACATGGTGCTCGACGTGCAGGCGCTGCAGGCCGACTTCGTGGCCTTCACCGGTCACAAGATGGTCGGCCCGACGGGCATCGGCGTGCTCTGGGGACGGCAGGAGCTCCTCGAGGACCTGCCGCCGTTCCTCGGTGGCGGCGAGATGATCGAGACGGTGTCGATGCACTCCTCGACCTACGCCCCCGCGCCGCACAAGTTCGAGGCGGGTACGCCCCCGATCGCGCAGGCAGTCGGCCTCGGCGCGGCCGTGGACTACCTCTCGGCCATCGGCATGGAGAACATCTACCGCCACGAGCAGGCGATCACCGAGTACGCGGTGAGGCGGCTGCTGGAGGTCCCCGACCTCCGGATCATCGGCCCGGCGACGGCCGAGGACCGTGGAGCGACGATCTCCTTCACGCTCGGTGACATCCACCCGCACGACGTAGGCCAGGTCCTGGACGAACAGGGCATCGCCGTCCGGGTCGGGCACCACTGCGCACGGCCGGTCTGCCTGCGGTACGGAATTCCTGCGACGACGCGAGCGTCGTTCTATCTGTACTCCACGCCGGGCGAGGTCGACGCCTTGGTGGACGGCCTGGAGCACGTACGGAACTTTTTCGGTTGA
- the sufU gene encoding Fe-S cluster assembly sulfur transfer protein SufU has translation MKLDSMYQEVILDHYKHPHGRGLRDGDAEVHHVNPTCGDEITLRVRYDGETIADVSYEGQGCSISQASASVLNELLVGKDLGEARKIQETFLELMQSKGQLEPDDAMEEVLEDAVAFAGVSKYPARVKCALLSWMAWKDATAQALSEGKTA, from the coding sequence GTGAAGCTTGACTCCATGTACCAGGAAGTGATCCTGGACCACTACAAGCACCCCCACGGGCGTGGCCTGCGGGACGGCGACGCCGAGGTGCACCACGTCAACCCGACGTGCGGCGACGAGATCACGCTCCGCGTGAGGTATGACGGCGAGACCATCGCCGACGTCAGTTACGAGGGCCAGGGCTGTTCCATCAGCCAGGCCAGCGCCTCCGTGCTCAACGAGCTGCTGGTGGGCAAGGACCTCGGCGAGGCGCGGAAGATCCAGGAGACCTTCCTGGAACTGATGCAGTCCAAGGGTCAGCTGGAGCCGGACGATGCGATGGAGGAGGTGCTGGAGGACGCCGTCGCGTTCGCCGGCGTCTCCAAGTACCCGGCCCGGGTCAAGTGCGCGCTGTTGAGCTGGATGGCGTGGAAGGACGCGACGGCGCAGGCGCTGTCCGAAGGGAAGACGGCATGA
- a CDS encoding metal-sulfur cluster assembly factor gives MSDNETLTIKPASEEEVREALYDVVDPELGIDVVNLGLIYGIHIDDANIATLDMTLTSAACPLTDVIEDQAKSATDGIVSELRINWVWMPPWGPDKITDDGREQLRALGFNV, from the coding sequence ATGAGCGACAACGAGACTCTCACCATCAAGCCGGCCTCCGAGGAGGAGGTCCGCGAGGCGCTGTACGACGTGGTCGACCCCGAGCTCGGGATCGACGTCGTCAACCTGGGCCTGATCTACGGCATCCACATCGACGACGCCAACATCGCGACGCTCGACATGACGCTGACGTCCGCGGCCTGTCCGCTGACCGACGTCATCGAGGACCAGGCGAAGTCCGCGACCGACGGCATCGTCAGCGAGCTCCGCATCAACTGGGTCTGGATGCCGCCGTGGGGCCCGGACAAGATCACGGACGACGGCCGCGAGCAGCTTCGCGCACTCGGCTTCAACGTCTGA
- a CDS encoding multidrug efflux SMR transporter — MGYGLLAAAIAAEVAGTTAMKYSEGFTRLWPSLVTVVGYVLAFTLLAQTLKTLPIGTAYAIWAGVGTAAVAAIGILWMGESAGSVKLAGIALIIAGVVVLNLGGAH; from the coding sequence ATGGGATACGGACTGCTGGCCGCGGCCATCGCCGCCGAGGTGGCCGGAACGACGGCCATGAAGTACAGCGAGGGGTTCACCCGGCTCTGGCCCTCGCTCGTCACGGTCGTGGGCTACGTGCTGGCGTTCACGCTGCTCGCCCAGACCCTCAAGACCCTGCCCATCGGTACCGCCTATGCCATCTGGGCGGGGGTGGGCACCGCGGCGGTCGCCGCCATCGGCATCCTCTGGATGGGCGAGTCCGCGGGCTCCGTGAAGCTGGCCGGCATCGCGCTGATCATCGCCGGGGTCGTGGTGCTCAATCTCGGCGGGGCCCACTGA
- a CDS encoding TetR/AcrR family transcriptional regulator, with translation MARRYDPGRRERIIDAAIRVVAAEGIAGLSHRTVAAEADVPLGSTTYHFASLDELLVTALRRCNENFARTVHESACLADPAVPTAEALTRLLEGWFAGGRGPMELEYELYLAALRRPALRAVAAEWADGLTEVIASRTDPATARALVALLDGISLQVLLTGGDFDAAHTREMLGRIVAGAGR, from the coding sequence ATGGCGCGCCGTTACGACCCCGGGCGGCGCGAGCGGATCATCGACGCGGCGATCCGCGTCGTGGCGGCCGAGGGCATCGCGGGTCTCAGTCACCGGACCGTGGCCGCCGAGGCCGACGTGCCGCTCGGCTCGACGACGTACCACTTCGCCTCGCTCGACGAACTGCTGGTCACCGCCCTGCGCCGGTGCAACGAGAACTTCGCCCGGACCGTACACGAGAGCGCCTGCCTCGCCGATCCCGCCGTCCCGACGGCGGAGGCGCTGACCCGGCTGCTGGAGGGGTGGTTCGCGGGTGGGCGCGGGCCGATGGAACTGGAGTACGAGCTCTACCTCGCCGCCCTGCGCCGGCCGGCCCTGCGGGCCGTCGCCGCGGAGTGGGCGGACGGCCTGACAGAGGTGATCGCCTCCCGCACCGACCCCGCCACCGCGCGGGCGCTCGTCGCCCTGCTGGACGGGATCAGCCTGCAGGTGCTGCTGACCGGGGGTGACTTCGACGCGGCGCACACCCGGGAGATGCTGGGCCGGATCGTGGCGGGGGCCGGGCGCTGA
- the dapD gene encoding 2,3,4,5-tetrahydropyridine-2,6-dicarboxylate N-succinyltransferase: protein MTDTTSQGPARTTGAVAAGLATIAGDGTVLDTWFPAPELVADPGPAGTQRLGAEEAVNRLGAGAAGAVGVDARRGVEVVAVTTVISSLDDKPLDAHDTYLRLHLLSHRLVQPHGQNLDGIFGFLANVAWTSLGPVAVDDLEKVRLNARAEGLHLQVTAVDKFPRMTDYVAPKGVRIADADRVRLGAHLAAGTTVMHEGFVNFNAGTLGTSMVEGRISAGVVVGDGSDIGGGASTMGTLSGGGKERIVIGERCLIGAEAGIGIALGDECVVEAGLYVTAGTRVTMPDGQVVKARELSGASNILFRRNSVTGAVEARPNNAVWGGLNDVLHAHN from the coding sequence ATGACCGACACGACTTCCCAGGGCCCCGCCCGTACCACCGGCGCCGTCGCCGCCGGCCTCGCCACCATCGCCGGTGACGGCACCGTCCTCGACACCTGGTTCCCCGCCCCCGAGCTCGTCGCCGACCCCGGCCCGGCCGGCACGCAGCGCCTCGGCGCCGAGGAAGCGGTGAACCGGCTCGGCGCCGGCGCGGCCGGGGCCGTCGGCGTGGACGCGCGCCGCGGGGTGGAGGTCGTCGCCGTGACGACGGTCATCTCCTCGCTCGACGACAAGCCGCTCGACGCGCACGACACATATCTGCGGCTGCACCTGCTCTCGCACCGCCTCGTCCAGCCGCACGGCCAGAACCTCGACGGCATCTTCGGCTTCCTCGCCAACGTCGCCTGGACCTCGCTCGGCCCGGTGGCCGTCGACGACCTGGAGAAGGTCCGGCTCAACGCCCGCGCCGAGGGACTGCACCTCCAGGTCACGGCGGTCGACAAGTTCCCCCGGATGACGGACTACGTCGCGCCCAAGGGTGTCCGCATCGCCGACGCCGACCGGGTCAGGCTCGGGGCGCACCTGGCCGCCGGTACGACCGTGATGCACGAGGGCTTCGTCAACTTCAACGCCGGCACGCTCGGCACCTCCATGGTCGAGGGCCGCATCTCCGCGGGCGTCGTCGTCGGCGACGGTTCCGACATCGGCGGCGGGGCGTCCACCATGGGCACGCTGTCCGGCGGCGGCAAGGAGCGCATCGTCATCGGGGAGCGCTGCCTGATCGGTGCCGAGGCGGGCATCGGCATCGCGCTCGGCGACGAGTGCGTCGTCGAGGCCGGGCTGTACGTCACGGCCGGTACCCGTGTCACGATGCCTGACGGCCAGGTCGTCAAGGCCCGGGAGCTCTCAGGCGCCTCGAACATCCTCTTCCGCCGCAACTCGGTCACCGGCGCCGTCGAGGCCCGCCCGAACAACGCGGTGTGGGGCGGCCTCAACGACGTACTGCACGCCCACAACTAG
- the dapA gene encoding 4-hydroxy-tetrahydrodipicolinate synthase — MTPHRPFGRTLCAMITPFTTEGELDLEATRAHALGLVAGGCDGLVLSGTTGESPTTTDEEKTALLRAVREAVGDGVPLVAGVGSPDTRHTVRLAREAEAAGADGLLVVTPYYSRPPQAAAEAHFVRVAEATGLPLMLYDIPGRTGTRIEPPTMARLAEHPHIVAVKDCSYDLLAATKLMARTPLAYYSGCEELNLPLYALGAAGYVSTVANVVPRRMRAVLDAFDAGDTAGATRLNALTVGLVEAMTASGLPGTVTAKALLDAGPVREPLQPAGRGATDGLRRVYEELIAAEG, encoded by the coding sequence ATGACACCGCACAGGCCCTTCGGCCGCACGCTCTGCGCCATGATCACGCCGTTCACCACCGAGGGGGAACTGGACCTGGAAGCCACCCGCGCCCACGCGCTCGGCCTGGTCGCGGGCGGCTGCGACGGCCTCGTGCTGAGCGGCACCACGGGCGAGTCCCCGACCACGACGGACGAGGAGAAGACCGCGCTGCTCCGGGCGGTACGGGAGGCGGTGGGGGACGGAGTCCCGCTCGTCGCCGGGGTCGGCAGTCCGGACACCCGGCACACCGTCCGGCTGGCGCGGGAGGCCGAGGCGGCGGGCGCGGACGGGCTGCTGGTGGTGACCCCGTACTACAGCCGCCCTCCGCAGGCCGCCGCCGAGGCGCACTTCGTCCGGGTCGCGGAGGCCACGGGCCTGCCCCTGATGCTGTACGACATCCCGGGCCGCACCGGCACGAGGATCGAGCCGCCGACGATGGCCCGGCTGGCGGAGCACCCGCACATCGTGGCCGTCAAGGACTGCTCGTACGACCTGCTCGCGGCGACGAAGCTCATGGCACGGACGCCCCTCGCCTACTACTCGGGCTGCGAGGAACTGAACCTGCCCCTCTACGCGCTCGGCGCGGCCGGCTACGTCAGCACCGTCGCCAATGTCGTCCCGCGCCGGATGCGGGCCGTACTGGACGCGTTCGACGCCGGGGACACCGCCGGGGCCACCCGCCTCAACGCGCTCACCGTCGGCCTGGTCGAGGCGATGACGGCCTCGGGCCTGCCGGGCACGGTCACGGCGAAGGCGCTGCTGGACGCCGGCCCGGTCCGCGAACCGCTGCAGCCCGCCGGCCGCGGGGCGACCGACGGGCTGCGCAGGGTGTACGAGGAACTGATCGCCGCCGAGGGCTAG
- a CDS encoding DUF4232 domain-containing protein: MRTGTTISAAALVASTLALSGCAGFLVPAGEGEPGPTASPAGAARPPAAPVRPETLAPRPPATADVPAQGAPSPEAPTAGCPASGAAVDMGEVQAAMFHRAVVLTLTNCGKKPYRVHGYPSVRALGDDGERLPVPVNAGGSMFGNDEGPEEVVLEPGGTVTSILAWVSTKEGGDLIEGDALEIAAAPDTGARTFPLEGHDVRLMDELNTTAWRTSPPE; encoded by the coding sequence ATGCGCACAGGAACGACGATCTCGGCGGCCGCGCTGGTGGCCTCCACGCTGGCGCTCTCGGGCTGTGCGGGCTTCCTCGTCCCGGCCGGCGAGGGCGAGCCGGGGCCCACCGCGAGCCCGGCCGGCGCCGCCCGGCCGCCGGCCGCCCCCGTGCGACCCGAGACCCTGGCACCCCGTCCACCGGCCACGGCGGACGTGCCCGCCCAGGGCGCGCCGAGCCCCGAGGCCCCGACGGCCGGCTGCCCCGCCTCCGGGGCCGCCGTGGATATGGGGGAGGTGCAGGCGGCGATGTTCCACCGTGCCGTGGTGCTCACGCTCACCAACTGCGGGAAGAAGCCCTACCGCGTCCACGGTTATCCGTCCGTGCGCGCCCTGGGCGACGACGGTGAACGCCTTCCCGTCCCCGTGAACGCGGGAGGATCGATGTTCGGCAACGACGAGGGACCCGAGGAGGTCGTGCTGGAACCCGGCGGCACCGTCACCTCGATCCTGGCCTGGGTCTCCACGAAGGAGGGCGGCGATCTCATCGAAGGGGACGCCCTGGAGATCGCCGCTGCGCCGGACACCGGTGCGCGGACCTTTCCGCTGGAGGGCCACGACGTGCGGCTCATGGACGAGTTGAACACGACCGCCTGGCGCACCTCGCCGCCCGAATGA